The sequence below is a genomic window from Mycobacteroides abscessus ATCC 19977.
AGGATCGTGCCGATGAAGTTGGCGGTGATCAGATCTCGGATGGCGTCGCGAGAGACCCCGTCGGTATGCATCCAATGCAGCACGATTCCCTCCATGAAGGAGAGCGACCCACTGATGGCCGCGCGCAGTATCGGGGTGGACTCGGTGCCGGTGATTTCGACCGCCAGCGCATGCGCGAGGCGCTGGCGGTGCTGTTCGCGGATGCGTCGTACCTCCGCGTCGGCCACATCGGCGAGCAGCGCCTCAAAGGCACGTGGTTCCTGCTGCGCGCGGTCCAGAAACTTACCGATGCCGTCGGCGAGCCGTTCCAGCGCCGGTCCTCGCATTTGGATGAGATCGCTCCAGAATTCCTCGGCTGCCTGCTCCACAACCGCCAGGTAGAAGCCGCGCTTGCCGCCGAAGTGGTAGCTGATCGAGCCTGCGGCCACGCCCAGGGACCGCGCCACATCGACGATCGATACTTCGTCATACCGCTGCGCGCTGAAGGCGGTCCGGCCCGCCTCGAGCAGCGCAGCACGTGACGCCACGCCCCGACGATTGCCGACCATCACACCTCCAGTATCTGAATATGATTCAAAAAGTAACGGGATGACGAGGCGGCGTCAAGAAGTTTCTGAATTCGATTCAAAGTGTGGCTCGGTGTCTGTGGAGCTGCGGCCTACAGTTGGTGGGGCCGCTCGTGGCATCTGACGGAAGGAAGCTCGTCGTGACAGGGATATCCGCGTTCTCCGACTTAGTCGCCCGGGATCACGGTCTGTGTGTGTTGAGCACGGTGCGCCGCGACGGCAGCGTCCAGTCGTCAGTGATCAACGCCGGCGTCATGCCGCATCCGCGCACGGGTGATCCGATTGTCGCGTTGGTGGCAGCAGGGGGCACCCGCAAGTTGGACCATCTGCGCACCGACCCGCGTACCACCATCGTTGTTCGCGCCGGATGGCAATGGACGACTGTCGAAGGAATCGCGGAAATCATCGGTCCGGATGATCCAGCGCCCGGCGTCGACGCCGAATCGCTGCGGCTATTGCTGCGTCGTATCTTCGAATCCGCAGGCGGTACCCACGACGACTGGGATACCTATGACCGGGTGATGGCAGCGGAACGACGTGCCGCCGTACTCATCACGCCTCGCCGCATCTACTCCAATCCGGCGGAGAGCTAGGCTCTGACAGCCTTCCTCGGGCCGCGGTCACTTCTTGGAAGCATCGCCTCGGCGGTGGCGCGGAGATGGGCACGTGCCTCCGCGGCGGTGATTTCCTGCGAAAGCCACCGGGAGACCAGCCCCTCGGTCAGCGCATTGAGAACCGAGGCGACGCATTCGGCGTCCACGGATTCGGATACCTCCCCGATGTCTTGGGCGGCCCGTATGGCTGCGGCGGTTTCGCGCGTCCACTCCTGAGATGTTCGCGCCAGCGGTTCACGCATCGCTTCCTCGTAGACCGCGCACGCACGTAGCTCGTTCCAGACCAACGAATTCTCCAGCACCGCAGGGGAATCCTGAATCTCGCCGAGAATATGTTCGATAAGCTGTCGTCGTGATACTCCGGAACCGCTGGCGGCCTGCCGGTATTCACGCGCCTGGTCATTGATGTAAGTCAGGGCCGCCGCGAGTAGGCCATCACGGTCCTTGAAGTGGTAATAGAGCAGACCTGACGAGACACCGGCCACCCGCGCGATATCGCTGACACGCAGGCCCCGAACGCCGTTCTCGGCGATTGCAGCGGCACTGGCCTGCAGGATCGCTTCCTGTCGACTGGTCACCGACACACACTTCCTTCCGCTCTGCGCAGTCCGCTACATGCTAGGGAAGACGGTCGCGCAGGGCCATTTCCCTGCGCCCACCGAAGTCACGATGCAGTCGGCTGTTGCTGCGTGATGCAATGGATGCCGCCACCGCGCGCGAAGATCTCGCGCGCATCCACGGTAACCACGCGGCGCCCCGGATACTCATCGGCCAGAATCGCTGTGGCGGCGTCGTCGGCGGAGTCACCGAACCGACAGGCGATCACCCCGTCATTGACAACCAGGTGATTGATGTAGCTGTAGTCCACCCAGCTCTCGCTGTCTCGAAGGACCGCCGGCGCCGGGATAGGTGTTATCTCCCATACCTTTCCGTTGACGTCGTGGCTCTGTGCCAGCAGGTCGACGATTTCCTTGGTGATCGCGTGGTCAGGATGTGCGGGGTCGTTCTGCACATGAACCAGCAGCCGTCCGGGAGAGGGAATGGCGACGAGGATGTCCACGTGTCCACGTGTGCCGAACCTCTCCGCGTCTCGAGTGAGGCCGCGCGGCAGCCAGATCACATGTCGCGCCCCGATCGTGCGCGCGAGCTCGACCTCCACCGCATGCCTATCGAGCCCGGGATTACGCGAGGGATCGAGCTGCACAGTTTCGGTGACCAGCACTGTGCCCTCGCCGTCAACCTGGATGCCCCCGCCTTCGTTGACCAAGGAGGACGAGACGATCTCGACCCCGGCGAGCTGGCCGACAAACCGGCCGATATGCGCGTCATTGTCCCAACGGGCCCAGTCACGCGCACCCCATCCATTGAACACCCAGTCGACCGCCGCCACGCGACCATCGGTGCCGCGCACAAAGGTGGGGCCGATATCCCGCATCCAGGCGTCGTCGAGCGGTGCTTCGACCACGTCGATTTCGCGCGACAGATACTTGGGCGCTACCGCACGATCGGCCGGGTCGACGATCATCGAAACCGGTTCGAAGTCGATGATCGCGTGCGCAACAGCGGCCCAGGCGGTGCGTGCCTCGTGTGCGGACTCGGCGTTCTCGAAGACGCTCGCCCCTTGCGGCGGAAACGCCATCCAGATACGTTCCTGCGCAGCTGTTTCAGGCGGCATGAGCCAGTTCATGACGCCTCCGAACCATGGGGGTGTGACGTGTCGACGGGCGCTGCCAGCCGAGCGTAAGTATCGGGTCGGCGGGTCGTGTTGAACGGGAAAAGATCTAGCCAGTCCTTGCGCTGTTCAAGATCCAGATCCGCTACCAACACCGCAGGTGCGTCGCGCGGTGCCTGCGCGAGAATCCGGCCGTACGGGTCGGAAATGAACGATGAGCCATAGAAGTTCACGGTTCCCTCATCACCAAAACGGTTGGGAACAACCATGAACGTCCCTGCGGTGATCCCGTTGCCAACGATCACATGCTGCCAGAGCGGCTGCGTATCAAATGAGGGGAAGGCCGGTTCGGAACCGATCGCTGTCGGGTAAACCAGGATTTCCGCACCGGCCAGCGAGTACATGCGCGAGACCTCGGGAAACCATTCGTCCCAACAGGTGGGCATCCCGACCGCCGCACCGTCGAGTTCGGCGGGGCGATATACCGGATACGCGTTCTCCGCGGGTCCGGGTCGAAAGTAGGTGTCCTCGTAGTAGCCCGCGGTGACGGGAATGTGTAGCTTGCGCGTGCGACCGACAAGCTCTCCGCTGGGCGATACCAGGATCGCGGTGTTGTAGCCGAGACCGTCAGCAGCATCCGCACGCTCATACAGCGACGCGTGGACCAGCACGCCGTTCTCCGTGGCGGCGTGTGCGGCAAAGCAGAACGTCGGCCCGGTTAAAAGATCCTCAGCTCGATCACCCGGATTGGTGCCCGCGCGTACATCTGCGGGGTAACGCGACAGTGTCAGCTCCGGCAGGAACACCGCGCGTGCGCCCTGGGCGACGGCAAGCCGCACGCCCTCCAAGAGTTGGTCGCGCAACTGGTCCGGATCGGCAAGCCAGCGGTGCTGCACCAGACCTACTCGTACCGGGGTGCGAAGGGGGGCGCTCACGCGGGCCGGCGAGCTCATGGGTGTGAAGGCGGTTGCGACGACAAATCCCGATGTGGGCACTGCTTAACCTCCTGGGGCGGAAGGCGACTTGGTAGGCGGTGGGGTAGGTGTGCCGCCTCCGCATGATCGCCATTACGGTGACGGTAGAACAAACTGAAAATTCAGTCAAGATTTGATATGGTGCCTCTATGTGCACCGCATGTGAGTGGGCCCCACACTTCGCGGCGCTCAGCGCCAAGAGCACCCGCCGGACCGCACTGCGTGCGGCCGTGGCGCTCACGCTCGCGGCGGGCGCTGCCGCATGTTCGGCAGGGACAGTTCCGGCACCCACGACAGGTAGTGCCGGCCCGCAGAACACCCACGCGGACTTCGTGTTCCGCAACGGGCGCGTCTATACGGTGGCCGGCCCCACGGAATGGGCCCAAGCGGTTGCCGTACAAGGCAATGCCATCACGCACGTCGGTGACGAGGCGGGTGCGATGGCATTGGTGGGCCCAAACACTAGAGTGGTGGATCTTGCGGGCAGGCTATTGATGCCCGGCTTCGTCGAAGGTCATATCCACCCTTTCTTCGGTGCCTTTCTGAGTGGTGGTGTGAATCTGCAAGTTTCGACCAAAGAGGCGGCGCTGGCAGCTATCGCCAAGTACGCCGAGGAAAATCCGGTTGGTCCCGTACGCGGATTTGGCTGGCGCGTCGACATGTTCGGGCCGGAAGGTCCAACCCGTCAGGAATTGGACAGCGTGCTGCCCGATCGTCCCGGATTCTTCTTCGCTGTCGACGCCCACAGTATGTGGGCCAACAGCAAGAGCCTTGAGGTTGCCGGAATCAATCGTGAAACCCCAGATCCGGTACCGGGTTTCAGCTATTACGCAAAAGACAGCCATGGCGAACCAACCGGTTTCATCTTGGAGATCAGTGCGATACTGGACTTGGTCAATGCGATCGAGCCGGTGACCGCACAGAGCCTGCAGCGAGCCTTAGAGGACTGGCTGCCCAATGCCGCGGCAGCGGGCATTACGTCGGTTTTCGATGCCGGTGTTCCGGCTGTCGCCAGTCAGGCAGCTCTTATCGGGTTATATGGCGACATTGAGCGTAGGGGCAGATTGCCGTTTCGTGTGGTGGCGTCCTATACCGTCAAAGCGCCCCCGTTTGGCGACGTGGTGGCGAAGTTCGCCGAGACGCGCGACCAGGTATCCACTGACCTGGTTCGCGTGGGCGCAGTCAAGATCATGGGCGACGGCACGCAGGGCGGCTACACCGCGTGGCTCATCGATCCCTATGCCGACAAGCCCGATTCAATTGGTACGTCGCCGTTCACCGAGCAAGAGTGGGGCGAGCTGGTCGGCCGAATCGACTCGGCGGGAATTGATATGCACGTGCATGCGTGCGGCGAGCGCACCGCCCGGGTGGCGCTGGATGCGTTCGAGGCGGCTATCGCGAACAACCCGGCCCGCGACCGCCGCCATACGGTTGCGCACCTGATCTACGTCGATGACGCGGACAGTGCGCGGTTCGCCAAACTTGGTGTTGTTGCGCAGTTCTCGGCGAACTGGTTCTCCGCCGACCCTGACACCGTGGTCAACATGGCAGCCCGCTACGGCGCGCCTCGCAAGGACAACTTCTACCGGATCCAGGATATTCTCCGCACGGGCGCGCACGTGGCCTTGGGAACGGACTGGCCGGCGGCGGGCTACTTCTCCACATACAAGCCACTCGAATCCATCCAAATCGGTGTCACCCGTCAGCTCATCGGCGATCCCGGTGCCCAAGTGTTGCGCCCCCATGATCAGAAGTTATCGGTGGCCGAGGCGGTGCGCGCTAACACGCTGGGTGCCGCTTACCAGATCCGGATGGACAACAAGGTGGGCTCCGTAGAGGTCGGCAAGCTCGCTGATCTCATCGTGCTCGACCGCAATATCCTCGAGTGCGACCCACAGGACATCCACACGGCCACCGTGTTGATGACCATGATGAACGGCCAGGTCCGCCATGAGCTCCAGGGTCTCAAGAGCTGAGCGGCGTTGTGGCGGAGTGACTTACCAGCGCTCGCCGTTATGTGGCCAATACTAGGAGCGGCTTGTCCTTATCGACTACATAGGTCGCCAGTTCCGACCCCTCGCCATCGCCGACATTCCGGACCGAGTGGAACGTTTCAGCGGGTACGAACAGTACATCACCGGCCGTGACAGTCTTGGATCCCTGACCGTCGATGTCGTAGATGAGCGTGCCCTTGAGTACGTAGATGATTTCCTCGCCTGGGTGCTTATGGCGGGCAGCCTGGGCGCCGGGCTGAAAGTCGACTCGTGTCTGCAGGGTTTCGCGGCCCGGCGTACTCAAGTCATGACGCTGTAAGTCGTGGCGGTTCACGGGCTCACGTTCGGGTGGGGCGGTCGATGATCCGCATGCCGCGGTTAACGCGGCAAACCCAGCGCCGACCGCCAGAAAGACTGTGCTACCGACTTTCATGCCAGCAGTCCTTTCGGGAGAGTTCACGATGGAGCGTCATCGCGTCGAAGCAGCGCGACAAGAAAGTCCGACTTGTCGGTGAACGGCCGCAGATCCCAGGTGGACAGCAAGAGGTCGGGGACTAGGCCGGCTGCGTCTGCGTCGCTGAGAAACTCGCTGAACTCATAGTCGCGACCGGCGCCAAAGCCGATCACCGCCCGTCCAGGGTCGGCGAGATGCGAGCGTAGCCGCCTTAACACCTGCCGACGGGTGCTTGGAGCAAGGAAGGCCATCACATTGCCGGCCGACACGATGACGTCGAATGGCTCGCTGATGCCGCGGGAAGGCAGGTCGAGTTCGGCGAGATCGCCAACGAGCCAACGCGGTCCGGGATGGTCGTGTTCAGCGGCTTCGATGAGCGCCGGGTCGACGTCGACACCGACGACGTGGTGACCGGCCGCGGCCAGGAAGCCGCCGACCCGGCCCGCGCCACAACCAGCGTCGAGGATGCGCGCGCCGCGGGGCACCAGTGCGTCGACCAGGCGGGCCTCACCGGCCAAATCCGCTCCGTCGCGAGCCATCGAACGAAAGCGGTCGATATACCACTGTGAATGGTTTGGATCGGCCGCGACTTTCTGCATCCAGAGGCTCTGTTCCACCATGCAGCCATTGTCGCAAGAGGCAGATCTGCCAGCCCAGGCGGCGCGTACGCACGTGCGGAATGGCACGCAACGTCCCGATCGCGGTGCTAGTCTCGAGCCAACCCGCAGGTAGTCTGCCCCGCAGAACGGTTACCGGAATGCATCACTACGCTTGTGTCTCAGCGGTATTGGTCGCCGCATTCGCCTTGGCGGCACCAGCCCGCGGTGAACCTGCCTGCCAGTTCTCCGGGGGTCTTGGGCCCGACGCCGCGTGTACGCAAAGTGTCGATGAGGACGACTTCTATTCGCCATGGATGTGGCCGGGCGATGACGGTTTTGGAGTCGGGTACGGATACGGCTGGCGTTAGACGAGCACCTTGGCGGCCTGGCGTTCTGCGCGCTTGGCCTGGCGTTCCAGGTACTTGGCCTTGACCTCTTCGAAGTCCGCGGACGTCTTCTTGAGGTCGGTGACAACACGTGCCAGATCCTCGCGGTACCACTCGCCCTCGCCAGTGATGTCGTCGCGTTCGAAGATGCGCCACTTGCGCAGCACCGGCATGACGACCTCATCGAGGTGCGACTGCGGGTCGTAGACACCGCCGGTGGCGATGGTGACGGCATTGCGGCGGAACCCCGGAATCGTGTAGCCGGGCATCGTGAAGTTGTCGAGCACTTTGTGCACAGCCTTGACTGCTTGATTAGGGGCAATCTCCAGGCCCGCCGACACCATGTTGCGGTAGAAGATCATGTGCAGGTTCTCGTCGGTGGAGATGCGCTTGAGCAGCTCGTCGGCGACGGGCTCGGCGCAGGCCTTACCGGTGTTGCGGTGCGAGACGCGGGTGGCCAGCTCCTGGAAGGTCACGTAGACCACCGAGTCGAACAGGCTCTCCGAGAAGGGGATGTTCTGGCGGTTCTGGCCGGGGGAGAACCCACTTGTCATCTGCGCGATGCGCAGTTTCTCCAGTTCCACCGGGTCCACCGAGCGGGTGACCACCAGGTAGTCGCGGATGGCGATGCCGTGCCGGTTTTCCTCGGCGGTCCAGCGGTTGACCCAGGTGCCCCACGGGCCGTCCATGGTGAAGTTCATGGCGATCTCGCGGTGATACGAGGGCAGATTGTCCTCGGTGAGCAGGTTGGTGATCATCGCGATCTTGGCGACCTCGGAGAGCTTGGACTGCTCCGGATCCCAGTCCTGCCCGCCCAGGGCCTTGTAGTTCTTGCCCTCCGACCACGGGACGTAATCGTGCGGGTTCCAGTCCTTGGTGACACCGAGGTGGCGGTGGACATTCTCCTCGACCACGGGCTCCAGCTCGTACAGCAGCTCGAGGTCGGTGAAATCCTTCTGCAT
It includes:
- a CDS encoding TetR/AcrR family transcriptional regulator; translation: MVGNRRGVASRAALLEAGRTAFSAQRYDEVSIVDVARSLGVAAGSISYHFGGKRGFYLAVVEQAAEEFWSDLIQMRGPALERLADGIGKFLDRAQQEPRAFEALLADVADAEVRRIREQHRQRLAHALAVEITGTESTPILRAAISGSLSFMEGIVLHWMHTDGVSRDAIRDLITANFIGTILSAVRSDPDIELSQRVVEAVLPDARLLSVFADPASLIPVTNNTQ
- a CDS encoding TIGR03618 family F420-dependent PPOX class oxidoreductase; translated protein: MTGISAFSDLVARDHGLCVLSTVRRDGSVQSSVINAGVMPHPRTGDPIVALVAAGGTRKLDHLRTDPRTTIVVRAGWQWTTVEGIAEIIGPDDPAPGVDAESLRLLLRRIFESAGGTHDDWDTYDRVMAAERRAAVLITPRRIYSNPAES
- a CDS encoding TetR/AcrR family transcriptional regulator; translated protein: MSVTSRQEAILQASAAAIAENGVRGLRVSDIARVAGVSSGLLYYHFKDRDGLLAAALTYINDQAREYRQAASGSGVSRRQLIEHILGEIQDSPAVLENSLVWNELRACAVYEEAMREPLARTSQEWTRETAAAIRAAQDIGEVSESVDAECVASVLNALTEGLVSRWLSQEITAAEARAHLRATAEAMLPRSDRGPRKAVRA
- a CDS encoding agmatine deiminase family protein, producing the protein MNWLMPPETAAQERIWMAFPPQGASVFENAESAHEARTAWAAVAHAIIDFEPVSMIVDPADRAVAPKYLSREIDVVEAPLDDAWMRDIGPTFVRGTDGRVAAVDWVFNGWGARDWARWDNDAHIGRFVGQLAGVEIVSSSLVNEGGGIQVDGEGTVLVTETVQLDPSRNPGLDRHAVEVELARTIGARHVIWLPRGLTRDAERFGTRGHVDILVAIPSPGRLLVHVQNDPAHPDHAITKEIVDLLAQSHDVNGKVWEITPIPAPAVLRDSESWVDYSYINHLVVNDGVIACRFGDSADDAATAILADEYPGRRVVTVDAREIFARGGGIHCITQQQPTAS
- a CDS encoding nitrilase-related carbon-nitrogen hydrolase, producing the protein MPTSGFVVATAFTPMSSPARVSAPLRTPVRVGLVQHRWLADPDQLRDQLLEGVRLAVAQGARAVFLPELTLSRYPADVRAGTNPGDRAEDLLTGPTFCFAAHAATENGVLVHASLYERADAADGLGYNTAILVSPSGELVGRTRKLHIPVTAGYYEDTYFRPGPAENAYPVYRPAELDGAAVGMPTCWDEWFPEVSRMYSLAGAEILVYPTAIGSEPAFPSFDTQPLWQHVIVGNGITAGTFMVVPNRFGDEGTVNFYGSSFISDPYGRILAQAPRDAPAVLVADLDLEQRKDWLDLFPFNTTRRPDTYARLAAPVDTSHPHGSEAS
- a CDS encoding amidohydrolase: MCTACEWAPHFAALSAKSTRRTALRAAVALTLAAGAAACSAGTVPAPTTGSAGPQNTHADFVFRNGRVYTVAGPTEWAQAVAVQGNAITHVGDEAGAMALVGPNTRVVDLAGRLLMPGFVEGHIHPFFGAFLSGGVNLQVSTKEAALAAIAKYAEENPVGPVRGFGWRVDMFGPEGPTRQELDSVLPDRPGFFFAVDAHSMWANSKSLEVAGINRETPDPVPGFSYYAKDSHGEPTGFILEISAILDLVNAIEPVTAQSLQRALEDWLPNAAAAGITSVFDAGVPAVASQAALIGLYGDIERRGRLPFRVVASYTVKAPPFGDVVAKFAETRDQVSTDLVRVGAVKIMGDGTQGGYTAWLIDPYADKPDSIGTSPFTEQEWGELVGRIDSAGIDMHVHACGERTARVALDAFEAAIANNPARDRRHTVAHLIYVDDADSARFAKLGVVAQFSANWFSADPDTVVNMAARYGAPRKDNFYRIQDILRTGAHVALGTDWPAAGYFSTYKPLESIQIGVTRQLIGDPGAQVLRPHDQKLSVAEAVRANTLGAAYQIRMDNKVGSVEVGKLADLIVLDRNILECDPQDIHTATVLMTMMNGQVRHELQGLKS
- a CDS encoding cupin domain-containing protein, translated to MKVGSTVFLAVGAGFAALTAACGSSTAPPEREPVNRHDLQRHDLSTPGRETLQTRVDFQPGAQAARHKHPGEEIIYVLKGTLIYDIDGQGSKTVTAGDVLFVPAETFHSVRNVGDGEGSELATYVVDKDKPLLVLAT
- a CDS encoding class I SAM-dependent methyltransferase; protein product: MVEQSLWMQKVAADPNHSQWYIDRFRSMARDGADLAGEARLVDALVPRGARILDAGCGAGRVGGFLAAAGHHVVGVDVDPALIEAAEHDHPGPRWLVGDLAELDLPSRGISEPFDVIVSAGNVMAFLAPSTRRQVLRRLRSHLADPGRAVIGFGAGRDYEFSEFLSDADAAGLVPDLLLSTWDLRPFTDKSDFLVALLRRDDAPS
- a CDS encoding acyl-ACP desaturase — encoded protein: MQKDFTDLELLYELEPVVEENVHRHLGVTKDWNPHDYVPWSEGKNYKALGGQDWDPEQSKLSEVAKIAMITNLLTEDNLPSYHREIAMNFTMDGPWGTWVNRWTAEENRHGIAIRDYLVVTRSVDPVELEKLRIAQMTSGFSPGQNRQNIPFSESLFDSVVYVTFQELATRVSHRNTGKACAEPVADELLKRISTDENLHMIFYRNMVSAGLEIAPNQAVKAVHKVLDNFTMPGYTIPGFRRNAVTIATGGVYDPQSHLDEVVMPVLRKWRIFERDDITGEGEWYREDLARVVTDLKKTSADFEEVKAKYLERQAKRAERQAAKVLV